Proteins found in one Parasteatoda tepidariorum isolate YZ-2023 chromosome 7, CAS_Ptep_4.0, whole genome shotgun sequence genomic segment:
- the LOC122271849 gene encoding uncharacterized protein produces the protein MDETGIRASGNKPPKILSKSEKKQVGVISSAERGKLMTVIRCCNAAGSLTPPFFIYGRKIMVGRLLDGAPPGSLGTYTDNGWINGPKFLDWLHHFVENTSPTPEKELILILDNNESHKYIEALEYARKNNVIFESLPPLTTHRMQPLDSCVYGPFKTYFEQEVSTFQRCHLGRIITQYDVASFVGKSYLKAASARNAVQGFKSSGIRPTNRHIFSDADFLPASLADRAEVIENTNDSPSQIQSTNAGRLSNNSNCSTSTSVFENMDLNCSQASRISLRRTNGETSYDPAVEDDPSCSTTTSDNSFQLVEEPLTPHVKPLDIRSLPKPTPNKTSRKRKPQRAEVLISSPFKNMQIEKEEKRKRLSNNAAVKNFFKNLPPTSKPGKTKKQKSSKKKL, from the coding sequence ATGGATGAAACTGGCATTCGTGCATCTGGTAATAAACCTCcgaaaattttgtcaaaatcagAGAAAAAACAGGTGGGTGTAATTTCAAGCGCGGAAAGAGGAAAATTGATGACTGTTATCCGCTGCTGCAACGCGGCTGGATCTCTTACAcctccattttttatttatggtaGAAAAATAATGGTTGGTAGATTGTTAGATGGAGCACCCCCTGGTTCCCTAGGTACTTACACTGACAACGGATGGATTAATGGACCGAAATTCCTAGATTGGCTTCATCATTTCGTCGAGAACACCAGTCCAACTCCTGAGAAAGAACTAATCTTAATATTAGATAACAATGAATCTCACAAATATATTGAGGCCCTTGAATAtgctagaaaaaataatgtgatttttgAATCGCTGCCCCCTCTTACAACTCATCGTATGCAACCTCTGGACAGTTGCGTTTATGGACCGTTCAAAACTTACTTTGAACAAGAAGTTTCTACTTTTCAACGATGCCATTTGGGTAGAATAATCACTCAGTACGACGTAGCTTCATTTGTtggaaaatcatatttaaaagcaGCTAGCGCACGAAATGCTGTTCAAGGATTTAAATCCTCAGGAATACGGCCCACGAACCGACACATATTTAGCGATGCTGACTTTTTGCCAGCTAGTCTGGCAGACAGGGCTGAGGTTATTGAAAACACCAACGATAGTCCATCTCAGATCCAATCTACTAATGCTGGTCGTCTTTCTAATAATTCTAATTGCTCTACTTCTACATCTGTATTTGAAAACATGGATCTCAATTGCTCTCAAGCTTCAAGGATTTCGCTACGACGCACAAACGGAGAAACTTCGTATGATCCAGCTGTTGAAGATGATCCTTCATGTTCCACGACAACTAGTGACAATTCATTTCAACTAGTAGAAGAGCCATTGACACCTCATGTGAAGCCTTTGGATATTAGATCACTACCAAAACCTACTCCGAACAAAACTAGTCGTAAACGTAAACCTCAAAGAGCTGAAGTCTTAATAAGCtcaccatttaaaaatatgcaaatagaaaaggaagaaaagaggAAACGTCTTAGTAACAATGctgctgttaaaaatttttttaaaaatcttcctcCGACAAGTAAACCaggtaaaactaaaaaacaaaaatcttcaaagaaaaaattgtaa